A window of Fusarium fujikuroi IMI 58289 draft genome, chromosome FFUJ_chr10 genomic DNA:
ACCAGACTCACCAAATATCACTATGGGTTTCAGATCGTCCGGGCCTGGGCCATATGTGCCTGTCCACCACCTCAACTCCAACTTCACTTTGGCGCTCCCTTCATCCCATGTTCCGTTGATGTCGCGCCCGGCTCCCCAGCCTACCATCTGTGTTTGTCCACGCACCCAAGTTTTGCCTTCACGAGGCCAGAGGAATTGATCCTCAATGGTCGCGACATCGCACCACCCATCTTCtgtttcgtcatcatcgtctcgTCGTCGTAGCGCGTTGTGCGGGAGAGAGAAAGGCATTTTGATCGTCGAGAATTAGAACAAGTCGGAGGGGTTTGAAAATGTAACCTGAAGGATGGAAATTCGACATCTTTAATGCATTGACTGGTGGGGAGCATTTTGGGTCGACGTTACCATAACAGCTTAATCGAAATAAGGACCTGTCTCGTCTTGAATCCTTCAACAGCCTGGCGAATCGGGCTTTGCGCAGACTGCTCGCTTAGGGTCTTGGCTGCGATCCTTCAGCGATATCCTTGAAGCATCGCTTGTTCTTGAATGGGGTTTTGGGTCCTTTTGCTGCGCATTGACCATGGACCCATGGGGCTTAGACGATTCCAAGTTTTCATTCTTCTTTATTTGCAATTCTTATTATGAAGTTATATTTAGCCAGTAAACCCGACCGACGGACTATGTCGGGTTCAAGATCCTTTGCCACTACCTTCAAGCATGAGCTGCAACATACTGGTAGTATATAATCGCGGTTCTCCCATGCTCAGGCACCGACCGGTCTCGTCTCATTCATCCTCCCCCAGCGGTTGGACCCATACAAGGATTCAAAGGGGAGAAACAGTGGACCATCCACCTCGACTGAATAGGTGTTTGCTTTTCAATCAAGATGCCCTCCCTTTCGAATCACCGTTTTCCATTCCAAGACACGACTCAAGTTCGCAGTGAGGCCCGTCCCTCGATGGCAGTAGTCATGCCATTCAGCTCTTGCTCACCGCTCTCGGACGGATCATCCCATCCTTCGCGCTGATCCTTCGGCACCCTGACAAACAAGATAtccaaagccaagccaagcactGCCAGGCCAGCTGCAAAGTACAGAGCTGCCCTGTAGCCCCTAACCTCATCATCGTTATTCGTTCCAACCTCCGTCTCAATCGTCCCGGCAAATCCTTGGCCCAAACTATTTCCGTAAAGATTAAGAGTTCCGATCAGACTACTCGCTACGCCCTGTTGACGACGGCTGACGCTGTTGCTCGCGATTACTTGTGCCGCAACGTATACCAAGTCGGGGCAGAAACCGTAGAGAATCATGGCTGGGAAGACCTGCGCCCAGTATGTTTGTTGCACTGGCATGGTCGCGAGGAGGATATTGCCAACTAGAGTGACTGTCACCCCGATCGCCATGATCCACTGTGCTGCAACGCGGGGGATTAGCCATGCTGCGAAAAACACGGCAAGCACAGAGCTTAGCCCGAATGGTACCCAATTAATGCCAATTTGGGTGACAGATAGTCTGCGCAGGAGGTACTGCCAACTCGTCGAGTACCAGAGACCGATCCCGAATGCCATGTAGCTCTGTTCGGTATATTTAGTGTATGAATAAGCAAGAGAGGCCCGACAGTGGCAACACGTACCAGGAGCACAACGAAGACCAAAGCTGTGAAAGTCGGTGCTTGAAAGACTGACAACGGCATTATGGGGTCTTTGGCATAACGCTTCTCCCAGAACAGAAAGGTCAGGAACATTACCACAGAAAGAACCAACAGGGCTATCTCGTAAGGCGCGTTCCATCCAGCTGATGGTGCTTGGCTACAATAGTCAGTCAAGGGTAAGAATGTGAAGGGCAAGTTGTACTTACTTGCATACGACGTTGAAAAGAAGTAGGCTTCCAAGTCCCAAGATGATTCCAGGAATATCGATATGCCCTCCTTTATCAACAGGAGTTTCCTTGGGCATGAGGTACGCCAACCACGCGAGATTGAAAGCCGCAATACCAGCACTAATTCACACGTCAGCCATGGCCCAGCAGAGCAACAGAACACTTACATGAGAACAAAAAGCCACATCCTATTCACATTATCAATGAAGACACCCGTGATTAACGAGCCTATCATTCCCCCCAGAGGCGGCGACGCTGCAAATAAACCCAACACGACATTTCGCGATCGACCTGGTGGAACCATGGTGGTGATAATTGAGACAGCATTGGGCATAAAGATACCTCCACCGACACCGGTCAAAGCACGCATGGCGATAAAAGAGTCATAGGTTTTGGTGAATGCATTGATGAGAGAGAACAGGGTGAAGATTGCACAGCCAAGAAGGGTGAGTTGAGAATGGCCGTAGATGGCGCCCAGTCGGCCCGTTACTAGGACGAATGCACCTTGAGTGAGTCTGTAGATATCAGCACCGTAATCAAAATAGCCATGAGAGTGTCTATACTTACGGATATGAAGCGGCCATCCAATTCGCTTTGCCGGGACCTGATTCACGCCCCAGGTCTTTACTGAGAGGGAGACCACCGACGATGGTGATACAATTGGACATGAACTTGAGGAAAGGTCAGTGAATGATTCTCCAACATCTGGAAACTTGTAGACTGGATTTAGGTACCTGGATCATGTTTGCACAAACCAACAAACAGATGATGAGTC
This region includes:
- a CDS encoding related to aminotriazole resistance protein, which codes for MATTQTALQTPFETISLENRSQNEDLPETRRAGRVFEADPAFTTSPASRRLIICLLVCANMIQFMSNCITIVGGLPLSKDLGRESGPGKANWMAASYPLTQGAFVLVTGRLGAIYGHSQLTLLGCAIFTLFSLINAFTKTYDSFIAMRALTGVGGGIFMPNAVSIITTMVPPGRSRNVVLGLFAASPPLGGMIGSLITGVFIDNVNRMWLFVLIAGIAAFNLAWLAYLMPKETPVDKGGHIDIPGIILGLGSLLLFNVVCNQAPSAGWNAPYEIALLVLSVVMFLTFLFWEKRYAKDPIMPLSVFQAPTFTALVFVVLLSYMAFGIGLWYSTSWQYLLRRLSVTQIGINWVPFGLSSVLAVFFAAWLIPRVAAQWIMAIGVTVTLVGNILLATMPVQQTYWAQVFPAMILYGFCPDLVYVAAQVIASNSVSRRQQGVASSLIGTLNLYGNSLGQGFAGTIETEVGTNNDDEVRGYRAALYFAAGLAVLGLALDILFVRVPKDQREGWDDPSESGEQELNGMTTAIEGRASLRT